A part of Streptomyces sp. SLBN-31 genomic DNA contains:
- a CDS encoding RRQRL motif-containing zinc-binding protein, translating to MFAKCFDPTGARHGLATYPWRCAPDGLATKRQLRARGLRPGGQSIAAQIMRPRHRRGPLVAYLYRVDRAKPVRPMTPGKWAALAKANRARRTCPVCRQDAGYVIPTSLGMCVPCAYPEEQRAA from the coding sequence ATGTTCGCCAAATGCTTCGACCCGACCGGCGCGAGGCACGGACTGGCCACCTATCCGTGGCGCTGCGCCCCCGACGGACTCGCCACCAAACGGCAGTTACGGGCCCGCGGCTTACGCCCCGGTGGGCAGTCCATCGCGGCGCAGATCATGCGACCGCGCCATCGGCGCGGCCCGCTGGTCGCCTACCTCTACCGCGTCGACCGCGCCAAGCCCGTCCGGCCGATGACGCCGGGCAAGTGGGCCGCGCTCGCCAAGGCGAACCGCGCCCGCCGCACCTGCCCGGTGTGCCGACAGGACGCCGGATACGTCATCCCCACCTCGCTCGGCATGTGCGTGCCCTGCGCCTACCCCGAGGAACAGCGCGCCGCCTGA
- a CDS encoding cell division protein FtsK — MKHPDDDNELFNRLEAEMTADEIHVVDNGRDLDAFRDLDSRVVDLDKARSARTESADPTTRPDSDPSADSDAARSGAESADPTVPVMVDQSTPRATGPGYLGRLAGAHRRAVVPEWLRSVAELRTAAAWVARHYAHAAGYHALRAPVYAARLTLQAPAGAAKFVGGTMRWVADREGEPVRLAAVRREDAAEYLKLSRQRDGRVRLRTLVAVLAMFVGLGAALAMYVLAPDWLQAVSVSAVVMALGFAGRKADDPVIHRAVELPKATKLTSDIVLRALGALGIPAINQAQAKGRDGFEFTAPITRDGPGWRAEGNLPYGVTVTDVIERRDRLASGLRRPLGCVWPEAVPDEHTGHLVLWVGDQDMSRAKQPKWPLLKSGSVDLFKPVAYGTDQRGRWVEATLMYIAGVIGAIPRMGKTFLLRLLLLIAALDPRAELHTYDMKGTGDLDPVGDAVSHRHAAGDDDESIEYCLNDFRALREELRRRTKVIRSLPRDVCPESKVTSALADKRSLGLHPIVIGVDECQVLFEHPEHAKEFEEIATDLVKRGPATGIVLLLATQRPDAKALPTGISANASARWCLKVMGQLENDMVLGTSAYKRGVRATMFAWGDKGIHYFVGEGSDARIVRAIYVDGRDADAIGARARRLREEAGTLSGHALGEAPEPVTSAYDLLRDILAVVPADEPKVWSETVVARLAELREEVYDGWDPEGLAAALKPHGVSTIQVGRRVKGKVVNRRGIDRSHIVAAIAERDGKRDAG; from the coding sequence GTGAAGCACCCCGACGACGACAACGAACTGTTCAACCGGCTCGAAGCCGAGATGACGGCCGACGAAATCCATGTCGTCGACAACGGCCGTGACCTCGACGCGTTCCGCGACCTCGACTCACGCGTGGTCGACCTCGACAAGGCGCGGTCGGCCCGTACCGAGTCGGCCGACCCGACTACCCGACCCGACTCCGACCCGTCGGCCGACTCCGACGCCGCGCGGTCGGGTGCCGAGTCGGCCGACCCGACGGTACCCGTGATGGTCGACCAGTCGACCCCGCGGGCGACCGGCCCGGGGTACCTCGGTCGGCTCGCGGGAGCACACCGCCGTGCGGTCGTTCCCGAGTGGCTGCGGTCGGTGGCGGAACTGCGGACCGCCGCGGCGTGGGTGGCCCGCCACTACGCCCACGCCGCCGGGTATCACGCGCTGCGTGCCCCGGTCTACGCCGCCCGCCTCACCCTCCAGGCCCCCGCGGGCGCCGCGAAGTTCGTGGGCGGCACCATGCGGTGGGTGGCCGACCGCGAGGGCGAGCCGGTCCGACTCGCCGCGGTCCGCCGTGAGGACGCCGCGGAGTACCTGAAGCTTTCGCGACAGCGCGACGGACGCGTCCGACTGCGCACCCTCGTGGCGGTGCTCGCGATGTTCGTCGGACTGGGCGCCGCGCTTGCGATGTACGTGCTCGCCCCTGACTGGCTTCAGGCGGTGTCGGTGAGCGCGGTCGTGATGGCGCTCGGGTTCGCCGGACGCAAGGCCGATGACCCGGTCATCCACAGGGCTGTGGAGCTGCCCAAGGCCACCAAGCTCACCAGTGACATCGTGCTGCGTGCGCTCGGAGCGCTCGGCATCCCCGCCATCAACCAGGCGCAGGCCAAGGGCCGCGACGGGTTCGAGTTCACCGCGCCCATCACTCGCGACGGCCCCGGCTGGCGCGCGGAGGGCAACCTCCCGTACGGCGTCACGGTGACCGACGTCATCGAGCGCCGCGACCGGCTCGCATCCGGCCTGCGCCGCCCGCTCGGCTGCGTGTGGCCCGAGGCGGTGCCGGACGAGCACACCGGTCACCTCGTGCTCTGGGTCGGCGACCAGGACATGTCTCGCGCCAAGCAGCCCAAGTGGCCGCTGCTCAAGTCGGGTTCGGTCGACCTGTTCAAGCCGGTCGCCTACGGCACCGACCAGCGCGGACGCTGGGTCGAAGCGACGCTGATGTACATCGCGGGCGTCATCGGCGCCATCCCGCGCATGGGCAAGACCTTCCTGCTCAGGCTGCTGCTGCTCATCGCCGCGCTGGACCCGCGGGCGGAGCTGCACACCTACGACATGAAGGGCACGGGCGACCTCGACCCGGTCGGCGACGCCGTCTCTCACCGCCATGCCGCGGGCGACGACGACGAGTCCATCGAGTACTGCCTGAACGACTTCCGGGCACTGCGCGAGGAACTGCGACGCCGCACCAAGGTGATCCGCTCACTTCCGCGGGATGTCTGCCCGGAGTCGAAGGTGACCAGCGCCCTTGCCGACAAGCGCTCCCTGGGTCTGCACCCGATCGTGATCGGAGTGGATGAGTGCCAGGTGCTGTTCGAGCACCCCGAGCACGCCAAGGAGTTCGAGGAGATCGCAACCGACCTGGTCAAGCGCGGTCCGGCCACTGGCATCGTGCTGCTGCTCGCCACCCAGCGGCCGGACGCCAAGGCGCTGCCCACCGGCATCAGCGCGAACGCGTCGGCCCGGTGGTGCCTGAAGGTCATGGGCCAGCTCGAAAACGACATGGTGCTCGGCACGTCCGCCTACAAGCGCGGCGTGCGGGCGACCATGTTCGCCTGGGGTGACAAGGGCATTCACTACTTCGTCGGTGAAGGCTCGGACGCCCGGATCGTGCGCGCCATCTACGTCGACGGTCGCGACGCCGACGCGATCGGCGCCCGCGCACGCCGCCTGCGCGAGGAGGCGGGCACGCTGTCCGGGCACGCGCTCGGGGAGGCACCCGAGCCGGTCACCAGCGCGTATGACTTGCTGCGCGACATCCTCGCGGTTGTGCCGGCCGATGAGCCCAAGGTGTGGTCCGAGACCGTCGTCGCCCGGCTCGCAGAGCTGCGCGAGGAGGTCTACGACGGCTGGGACCCCGAGGGACTGGCCGCGGCCCTGAAGCCGCACGGCGTCTCCACCATCCAGGTGGGCCGCCGGGTCAAGGGCAAGGTTGTCAACCGGCGCGGCATCGACCGCTCCCACATCGTCGCCGCGATTGCGGAGCGTGACGGAAAGCGGGACGCGGGCTGA
- a CDS encoding DUF2637 domain-containing protein — protein sequence MTTADATQTVVRPAVPPLTKPEMGLAGVGALAAAGVGALGLISSFDAVSAAAARWGFGEPWMLPVGIDVAIPVFTVANLLLIRMDMALAWVRFVPWALTLITCGLNIAAGHSLSAKVAHGTMPLLWVVFSEIGAHIYAVRIGAVTGRRMEKIRFSRWLLAFPSTFALWRRMTLWEVTSYSEALAREKERQLARADLRERYGRKWRSKTPRRERVMLRMGELAPAAEQETSERPPAENPPAPLVDAKPRPRRQPKPKGKAKTQRTFEELLTDARAATAEWTEAELTADRIRTAVHVSQANARKLREQLKAERADGRPLHSVDDSEGYDTTAEAA from the coding sequence ATGACCACCGCCGATGCGACACAGACCGTCGTACGTCCGGCAGTGCCGCCACTGACGAAGCCGGAGATGGGCCTTGCTGGAGTCGGCGCTCTCGCTGCAGCTGGAGTCGGCGCGCTCGGTCTGATCTCCTCCTTCGACGCGGTCTCCGCTGCTGCGGCCCGCTGGGGCTTCGGAGAGCCGTGGATGCTGCCAGTCGGTATCGACGTGGCCATTCCCGTGTTCACCGTGGCCAACCTGCTGTTGATCCGCATGGATATGGCGCTCGCGTGGGTGCGGTTCGTTCCCTGGGCGCTCACGTTGATCACCTGCGGGCTCAACATCGCGGCCGGACACTCCCTGTCGGCCAAGGTCGCGCACGGCACGATGCCGCTGCTGTGGGTGGTGTTCTCCGAGATCGGCGCGCACATCTACGCCGTGCGGATCGGCGCCGTCACCGGTCGCCGCATGGAGAAGATCCGGTTCTCTCGCTGGCTGCTCGCCTTCCCCTCCACCTTCGCGCTTTGGCGCCGCATGACGCTGTGGGAAGTCACCTCCTACTCCGAGGCGCTGGCACGGGAGAAGGAACGGCAGTTGGCGCGCGCGGACCTGCGCGAGCGCTACGGCCGCAAGTGGCGCTCAAAGACGCCGCGGCGCGAGCGCGTGATGCTGCGCATGGGCGAACTGGCCCCCGCTGCCGAGCAGGAGACATCCGAAAGGCCCCCGGCGGAGAATCCGCCGGCGCCTCTGGTCGACGCCAAGCCGCGCCCGCGCCGACAGCCCAAACCCAAGGGCAAGGCCAAGACACAGCGCACCTTCGAGGAGCTGCTGACCGACGCGCGCGCGGCCACCGCGGAGTGGACCGAGGCGGAACTGACCGCGGACCGCATCCGCACCGCCGTGCACGTCTCGCAGGCCAACGCCCGCAAGCTGCGGGAGCAGTTGAAGGCAGAGCGCGCCGATGGCCGTCCGCTGCACTCCGTGGACGACTCGGAGGGCTACGACACGACGGCTGAGGCTGCCTGA
- a CDS encoding XRE family transcriptional regulator, translating into MTDDRPAWARRIAAERMARDWSQRQAVRALRAHAPTELPAEDSMIRQWKRWESGQMPNDFYQPIIAALFGTVTHALFPAPARRDGDKEILTASGMETLEIVSRLNRSDVDNATLDALRITADRLASEYPFMPSEQLLIEGRQWLRRVVELHTKSLTLAQHREVLALSGWLALLVGCVEYDTGARHAAESTRQAALSLATEADHAEVAGWAHEMRAWFALTTGDYRGVIAAAQAGAETAQHHGVAVQLAAQEAKAWARIGDRRQVEVALDKGRRLLEGMPYPENLDNHFVVDPAKFDFYAMDCYRLVGEDKLARTLAEEVLRAGTDFDGTERSPMRNAEARVTLGVTAARDGDLEQALTMGERALEGDRQSVPSLIMTSRELAAEMRRRYSSEPAAQDYLARLHVLAEQKPGFMPR; encoded by the coding sequence ATGACCGACGACAGGCCTGCATGGGCGCGGCGTATCGCTGCCGAACGAATGGCGCGCGACTGGTCGCAGCGTCAGGCAGTCAGGGCACTGCGAGCGCACGCTCCCACAGAGCTGCCCGCGGAAGACAGCATGATTCGCCAGTGGAAGCGCTGGGAGTCAGGCCAGATGCCGAACGACTTCTACCAACCGATCATCGCGGCCCTCTTCGGCACCGTGACGCACGCGCTCTTCCCGGCGCCCGCACGGCGGGACGGGGACAAGGAGATCTTGACGGCGTCCGGCATGGAGACGCTGGAGATCGTGAGCCGTCTCAACCGGTCGGACGTCGACAACGCCACGCTTGATGCTCTGCGGATCACGGCTGATCGGCTTGCCTCGGAGTACCCGTTCATGCCGAGCGAGCAACTTCTCATCGAGGGGCGGCAGTGGCTTCGCCGTGTCGTCGAGCTTCACACGAAGAGCCTCACCCTTGCGCAGCACCGCGAAGTGCTCGCACTGTCTGGTTGGCTCGCCCTACTGGTCGGCTGCGTCGAGTACGACACGGGCGCACGCCACGCGGCTGAGTCGACGCGACAGGCGGCGCTCTCGCTCGCGACCGAGGCTGACCATGCAGAGGTCGCCGGGTGGGCACACGAGATGCGGGCATGGTTCGCCCTCACGACCGGCGACTACCGCGGCGTCATCGCGGCAGCGCAGGCCGGAGCCGAGACGGCACAGCATCACGGCGTGGCCGTGCAGCTCGCAGCGCAGGAAGCCAAGGCGTGGGCACGGATCGGGGACCGCCGGCAAGTCGAGGTCGCCTTGGACAAGGGGCGGCGGTTGCTCGAAGGGATGCCGTACCCCGAGAACCTTGACAACCACTTTGTGGTTGACCCTGCCAAGTTCGACTTCTACGCGATGGACTGCTACCGCTTGGTCGGCGAAGACAAGCTTGCGCGCACGCTCGCCGAAGAGGTGCTGAGGGCGGGAACGGACTTCGACGGCACCGAGCGCTCGCCGATGCGCAACGCGGAAGCGCGGGTCACACTTGGAGTCACGGCGGCGCGTGATGGTGACTTGGAACAGGCACTCACCATGGGGGAGCGCGCCCTCGAAGGGGACCGTCAATCAGTACCGTCCCTGATCATGACCAGCCGCGAACTTGCTGCCGAGATGCGGCGCCGGTACAGCTCCGAGCCAGCAGCGCAGGACTACCTTGCACGGCTTCACGTACTCGCCGAACAGAAGCCCGGATTTATGCCTCGATGA
- a CDS encoding winged helix-turn-helix domain-containing protein, with protein sequence MTVTGGPKPKAVQVADALRDDIKKMKPGDKLPSQRELMDRFGFASQTIQNGLAALRAEGLIVSAGNLGNFVGDGSAPTGDVRDDIKEIRSQIQALAERVAALEERSAPGGA encoded by the coding sequence ATGACTGTCACAGGAGGGCCGAAGCCGAAAGCGGTGCAGGTCGCGGACGCGCTACGCGACGACATCAAGAAGATGAAGCCGGGGGACAAGCTCCCGTCGCAGCGAGAGTTGATGGACCGATTCGGGTTCGCGAGCCAGACCATCCAGAACGGGTTGGCCGCACTCCGAGCCGAAGGGCTCATCGTCTCGGCCGGGAACCTCGGTAACTTCGTCGGCGACGGGTCGGCCCCCACCGGCGACGTACGCGACGACATCAAGGAAATCCGCTCCCAGATTCAGGCGTTGGCTGAACGGGTCGCAGCGCTCGAAGAACGCTCCGCCCCGGGTGGTGCGTGA